A genomic segment from Pollutimonas thiosulfatoxidans encodes:
- a CDS encoding DUF2818 family protein — protein MNQTFAVWVVIGLSLVTANLPFVVQRPFLVLPWTQAGEAPQPFWLQWPMSALFFALLAGAGYLAWVLIGQGFFVASDPASVALFLGKVLFVMGAAALLLAYPGWRNRGRVISKTFLDRLLELLAFYGLVGTLGFALEANVGNTFSHTWEFYAVTLSLFVVLGYPGFVYRYLMRHRKPRAAASPSARG, from the coding sequence ATGAATCAGACTTTTGCAGTGTGGGTGGTAATTGGCCTGTCGTTGGTGACGGCCAATTTGCCCTTCGTGGTTCAACGGCCCTTCCTGGTATTGCCGTGGACCCAGGCCGGAGAAGCGCCCCAGCCTTTCTGGTTGCAATGGCCCATGTCGGCTCTGTTCTTCGCTCTGCTTGCCGGCGCCGGTTATTTGGCATGGGTGTTGATTGGCCAGGGGTTCTTCGTAGCGTCTGATCCGGCGTCGGTGGCGTTGTTTCTGGGCAAAGTGCTGTTTGTCATGGGCGCAGCAGCCTTGCTGCTGGCCTATCCGGGCTGGCGCAACCGTGGCCGCGTCATCAGTAAAACATTCCTGGATCGACTGCTGGAGCTACTGGCCTTTTACGGTCTGGTGGGCACCCTGGGTTTTGCCCTGGAAGCCAATGTGGGCAACACGTTCAGCCACACCTGGGAGTTCTACGCCGTTACGCTAAGCCTGTTCGTGGTGTTGGGCTATCCGGGCTTCGTGTATCGGTACTTGATGCGCCACCGGAAGCCTCGGGCGGCTGCATCACCATCAGCGCGGGGCTGA
- the nuoN gene encoding NADH-quinone oxidoreductase subunit NuoN, whose translation MQTPFNFALATPEILLLILAAAVLLTDAFSKSESRHLTFSLSLGSLLILTVVSLWQWGAGMQGNSFGGLYVVDPLSHFLKALASLTVAVTLVYGRGYAEARDMMKNGGEFYSLSLFALLGQYVMISAGSMLTVYLGLELMSFALYALVALRRDEVKSTEAAMKYFLLGSLASAVLLYGMSMIYGATGQLDLRLIAQVIGSGNAERLPLVFGVVFIVAGLAFKLAAAPFHMWTPDVYEGSPTAVTLIVAAAPKLAAFVITLRLLIEGLHGIAIDWQPMLLILAVLSLAIGNIAAIAQTNFKRMLAYSTISHMGFVFLGLLSGVVQEQTLAGSAYGSALFYMIIYVLTTLVTFGLILLLSRAGFECEEISDLKGLNRRSPILAGMLLLSMFSLTGIPPMAGFYAKLAVLQALIGAGYVAIAVVAVLFSLIGAFYYLRIVKMAYFDEPEGEVFPINNGAVTHGLMSVNGLLIIVLGILPGGLMALCIRVIEDSLKF comes from the coding sequence ATGCAAACTCCATTTAATTTCGCCCTGGCTACGCCCGAGATCCTGCTGCTGATACTTGCCGCGGCAGTGCTCCTGACCGACGCCTTCAGCAAGTCTGAATCGCGCCATCTGACTTTTTCGCTGAGCCTGGGCAGCTTGCTGATATTGACGGTCGTGTCGCTCTGGCAATGGGGCGCGGGCATGCAGGGCAACTCGTTCGGTGGCCTGTACGTCGTCGATCCGCTCTCTCACTTCCTGAAGGCACTGGCTTCTCTTACCGTTGCGGTCACCCTGGTCTATGGCCGTGGCTACGCGGAAGCGCGCGACATGATGAAAAATGGCGGCGAGTTTTATTCGCTTTCGCTGTTTGCCTTGCTCGGCCAGTACGTGATGATTTCCGCAGGCAGCATGCTTACGGTTTATCTTGGCCTGGAACTCATGTCCTTCGCCTTGTACGCGCTGGTAGCCTTGCGACGCGACGAGGTCAAGTCCACCGAAGCCGCCATGAAGTACTTCCTGCTCGGTTCGCTGGCTTCCGCTGTGTTGCTGTACGGCATGTCCATGATCTACGGCGCTACCGGTCAGTTGGATCTGCGCCTCATCGCCCAGGTCATCGGCAGCGGCAACGCCGAGCGCCTGCCTCTGGTGTTTGGGGTGGTCTTCATTGTGGCTGGACTGGCTTTCAAGCTGGCCGCGGCGCCTTTCCACATGTGGACGCCCGATGTGTACGAAGGCTCGCCCACTGCCGTTACCTTGATTGTCGCCGCAGCGCCCAAGCTGGCTGCCTTCGTTATTACCCTGCGCCTGCTTATCGAAGGCTTGCACGGTATTGCGATCGACTGGCAGCCCATGCTCCTGATCCTGGCGGTCTTGTCGTTGGCCATCGGTAATATTGCCGCCATCGCGCAAACCAATTTCAAGCGCATGTTGGCATACTCGACCATTTCGCACATGGGCTTCGTATTCCTGGGTCTGCTGTCTGGCGTCGTCCAGGAGCAGACTTTGGCCGGCTCTGCTTATGGTTCGGCTTTGTTCTACATGATCATCTATGTGCTGACCACCCTGGTCACCTTCGGCTTGATTCTGCTGCTTAGCCGGGCCGGGTTCGAATGCGAAGAGATCTCCGACCTGAAGGGGCTGAATCGCCGCAGCCCCATCCTGGCGGGCATGCTGCTGCTTTCCATGTTCTCGCTCACCGGCATACCGCCCATGGCCGGTTTTTACGCAAAGCTGGCCGTGCTGCAGGCACTGATAGGTGCCGGTTACGTGGCCATTGCTGTCGTTGCCGTGCTGTTTTCCCTGATCGGTGCTTTCTACTATCTGCGTATCGTCAAGATGGCATACTTCGACGAGCCGGAAGGCGAGGTTTTCCCGATCAACAATGGCGCCGTCACGCATGGCCTGATGTCGGTGAATGGTCTGCTGATCATCGTGCTGGGTATTTTGCCTGGCGGCCTGATGGCGCTCTGCATACGGGTGATCGAAGACTCCTTGAAGTTCTGA
- the nuoH gene encoding NADH-quinone oxidoreductase subunit NuoH — protein MEWLTVLENYGTELIGPTPWLVVWTLIKIVVIAVPIILCVAYLTYWERKMIGAMHARLGPTRVGYRGLLQPFADVFKLLTKEVIVPAKANKVLYILAPVVTLMPALAAWAVIPFGPEVVLADINAGLLFIMAITSIGVYGVIIAGWASNSKYALLGALRAAAQMVSYELAIGFVLVTVLLVSGTLNLSGIVNGQDAGWFADRGINFMSWNWLPLLPLFVIYVVSAVAETNRHPFDVVEGESEIVAGHMVEYSGMGFALFFLGEYANMILLSALAAIMFLGGWTPPLDIAPLTWIPGWIWLGLKTFFVVSTFVWFRATFPRYRYDQIMRLGWKVFIPLTGVWLLVVAIWMQTPWNIWQ, from the coding sequence ATGGAGTGGCTTACAGTTCTCGAAAATTACGGTACCGAACTGATCGGGCCTACACCCTGGCTGGTGGTCTGGACGCTGATCAAGATCGTTGTGATCGCGGTGCCCATCATTCTGTGTGTTGCCTACCTGACGTACTGGGAACGCAAGATGATAGGCGCCATGCACGCGCGGCTGGGGCCGACCCGCGTCGGCTACCGCGGTTTGCTGCAGCCGTTTGCGGACGTGTTCAAACTGCTGACCAAAGAAGTCATCGTGCCGGCCAAGGCGAACAAGGTGCTCTACATCCTTGCGCCTGTCGTGACTTTGATGCCGGCGCTTGCCGCCTGGGCGGTGATTCCTTTTGGGCCGGAAGTCGTGTTGGCTGACATCAACGCCGGCTTGTTGTTCATCATGGCCATCACGTCCATCGGCGTTTATGGGGTCATCATTGCGGGTTGGGCGTCCAACTCCAAGTATGCGTTGCTGGGCGCCTTGCGCGCGGCCGCGCAGATGGTGTCGTACGAGCTGGCTATCGGTTTTGTGCTGGTCACGGTATTGCTGGTATCGGGCACGCTTAATCTCAGTGGGATCGTCAACGGGCAGGATGCCGGCTGGTTTGCCGACCGCGGCATCAATTTCATGTCCTGGAACTGGCTGCCGCTGTTGCCGCTTTTCGTCATCTACGTGGTATCGGCCGTGGCGGAAACCAACCGCCACCCGTTTGACGTGGTCGAGGGCGAATCCGAGATCGTGGCCGGCCATATGGTCGAGTATTCCGGCATGGGCTTTGCGCTGTTTTTCCTGGGCGAGTACGCCAACATGATTCTGTTATCGGCCCTGGCCGCCATCATGTTCCTGGGTGGCTGGACGCCGCCCCTGGATATCGCGCCACTGACCTGGATACCCGGCTGGATATGGTTGGGGCTCAAGACCTTTTTTGTAGTTTCGACGTTTGTGTGGTTCCGTGCGACATTCCCGCGTTATCGGTACGACCAGATCATGCGCCTGGGGTGGAAGGTGTTCATTCCGCTCACTGGGGTATGGCTGCTGGTGGTCGCGATCTGGATGCAAACGCCCTGGAATATATGGCAATAG
- the nuoL gene encoding NADH-quinone oxidoreductase subunit L: protein MNSTSLYLLIALAPLVAALVAGLFGTGFLGRFVGRRASHLITIAGVLISFIGSVVVLMQVLNGQTYDGALYTWSIIGTTKIELGFLIDSLSALMMVVVTSVSLMVHIYTIGYMADDPGYQRFFSYISLFTFSMLMLVMSNNMLQLFFGWEAVGLVSYLLIGFWYQRPTAIFANLKAFLVNRVGDFGFLLGIGLLFAYTGSMHYAEIFSQADELAGMIFPGTDWQLLTVACIALFVGAAGKSAQVPLHTWLPDSMEGPTPISALIHAATMVTAGIFMVARFSPVFEQSTTVLSIMIVIGAIGALFLGILGIVQTDIKRVIAYSTLSQLGYMTVALGASAYSVAIFHLMTHAFFKALLFLGAGSVIIGMHHDQDIRNMGGLRKYMPITWITFLLGTLALVGTPFFAGYYSKEHIIEAAGAANVWGASFAYYATLIGVFVTSLYSFRVYFLVFHGKPRFSTEAHTGHGHDDDHGHHGGVPKESPWVVTLPLVLLAIPSVIAGAWFVDPLLFDGFFDGVIAVLPAHPAMAELAGHWHDWVAYALHGFVTLPFWLVVAGFVVAWYCYLINPRVPAAIHSSLSGINRILDNKYYADWFNEQVVARGARALGHGFWKAGDRALIDGLVVNGSAKVVGMVAALSRHLQSGYIYHYAFAMIVGIMALLTFFVVMAH from the coding sequence ATGAATTCAACAAGTCTTTATCTACTGATCGCACTGGCACCCCTGGTTGCAGCCCTGGTTGCCGGCCTGTTCGGCACCGGCTTCCTGGGACGGTTTGTGGGGCGACGCGCCTCGCACCTGATCACCATCGCAGGCGTGCTGATTTCCTTCATTGGTTCGGTCGTCGTGCTGATGCAGGTGCTGAACGGCCAAACCTACGATGGCGCGCTTTATACCTGGAGCATCATCGGCACCACCAAGATCGAACTCGGTTTCCTGATCGATTCCCTGTCCGCACTGATGATGGTTGTGGTGACCTCGGTGTCTTTGATGGTGCACATCTACACCATAGGCTACATGGCCGACGACCCTGGCTACCAGCGCTTCTTCTCGTATATATCGCTGTTCACCTTCTCGATGCTGATGTTGGTCATGTCCAACAACATGCTTCAGCTGTTCTTCGGCTGGGAAGCAGTGGGACTGGTGTCTTATCTGCTGATCGGTTTCTGGTATCAGCGGCCTACCGCCATATTCGCCAACCTCAAGGCGTTCCTGGTCAACCGGGTGGGCGATTTTGGCTTCCTGCTCGGTATCGGCTTGTTGTTCGCCTATACCGGCAGCATGCACTACGCCGAAATATTTTCGCAGGCTGACGAACTGGCCGGCATGATCTTCCCCGGCACCGACTGGCAATTGCTGACGGTGGCATGTATTGCGCTTTTCGTTGGTGCGGCCGGCAAGTCGGCGCAGGTGCCGCTGCATACCTGGTTGCCCGACTCCATGGAAGGCCCCACACCTATTTCGGCCCTGATCCACGCGGCCACCATGGTGACTGCGGGTATTTTCATGGTCGCGCGCTTTTCTCCGGTGTTTGAGCAGTCGACCACAGTACTGTCGATCATGATCGTGATCGGGGCTATCGGCGCGCTGTTCCTTGGCATCCTGGGCATAGTCCAGACCGACATCAAGCGTGTCATTGCCTACTCTACGCTATCGCAGTTGGGCTATATGACGGTTGCGCTGGGCGCCTCTGCCTACTCGGTCGCTATCTTCCACCTGATGACGCACGCTTTCTTCAAGGCCTTGCTGTTCCTGGGCGCCGGTTCGGTCATTATCGGCATGCATCACGACCAGGACATCCGCAACATGGGTGGCTTGCGCAAGTACATGCCGATTACCTGGATCACTTTCCTGCTGGGTACCCTGGCATTGGTCGGCACGCCGTTCTTCGCCGGTTACTACTCCAAGGAACACATCATCGAGGCGGCCGGCGCCGCCAACGTGTGGGGTGCCAGCTTCGCCTATTACGCCACCTTGATCGGCGTGTTCGTGACCTCGCTGTACTCCTTCCGCGTGTATTTCCTGGTTTTCCACGGAAAACCACGCTTCAGCACCGAGGCCCATACAGGCCACGGGCATGATGATGATCACGGCCATCATGGCGGCGTGCCCAAGGAATCTCCCTGGGTGGTCACCTTGCCATTGGTATTGCTGGCCATTCCATCGGTCATCGCCGGCGCGTGGTTCGTTGATCCCTTGCTGTTTGACGGCTTCTTCGATGGGGTGATCGCCGTGCTGCCCGCGCACCCGGCCATGGCCGAGCTGGCTGGGCACTGGCATGACTGGGTCGCCTACGCATTGCATGGCTTTGTCACCTTGCCATTCTGGCTGGTGGTGGCTGGCTTTGTGGTCGCCTGGTACTGCTACTTGATCAACCCGCGTGTGCCTGCCGCCATACACAGCAGCTTGTCGGGCATCAACCGCATACTGGACAACAAGTATTACGCCGATTGGTTCAATGAGCAGGTCGTGGCGCGCGGCGCACGCGCGCTGGGCCACGGCTTCTGGAAGGCAGGTGATCGTGCCCTGATCGACGGCCTGGTCGTCAACGGCAGCGCCAAGGTCGTGGGCATGGTTGCGGCCCTTAGCCGGCATCTGCAATCCGGCTACATCTATCACTACGCCTTCGCGATGATCGTCGGGATCATGGCTTTATTAACCTTTTTTGTAGTGATGGCTCACTGA
- the nuoK gene encoding NADH-quinone oxidoreductase subunit NuoK, protein MTLTLAHYLILGAILFAIGIFGFFLNRRNLIILLMSIELMLLSANMNFVAFSSWFGDTAGQVFVFFILTVAAAEAAIGLAILVLLFRNLNTINVDDLDQLKG, encoded by the coding sequence ATGACATTAACTCTTGCCCACTATTTGATTCTTGGCGCGATCCTGTTCGCCATCGGGATATTCGGATTCTTCCTGAACCGTCGCAATCTCATCATCTTGCTGATGTCCATCGAACTCATGCTGCTGTCCGCCAACATGAATTTCGTGGCGTTTTCGAGCTGGTTCGGAGATACCGCCGGACAGGTATTCGTCTTTTTCATTCTGACGGTGGCGGCGGCTGAGGCCGCCATAGGCTTGGCCATTCTGGTGTTGCTGTTCCGCAACCTGAATACGATCAACGTCGACGATCTTGACCAGTTAAAAGGTTGA
- the nuoI gene encoding NADH-quinone oxidoreductase subunit NuoI gives MEAIKDFFGSLMLTEMLKGMRLTGKYFFKRKVTLRYPQEKTPTSARFRGLHALRRYPNGEERCIACKLCEAVCPALAITIDSEERDDGTRRTTRYDIDLTKCIFCGFCEESCPVDSIVETHILEYHGEKRGDLYFTKDMLLAVGDRYEPEIARRRAEDAPYR, from the coding sequence ATGGAAGCTATTAAAGATTTCTTCGGCAGCTTGATGCTGACCGAAATGTTGAAGGGCATGCGCCTGACGGGCAAGTACTTCTTCAAACGCAAAGTCACTTTGCGCTACCCCCAGGAAAAAACGCCGACCTCGGCGCGTTTCCGGGGCCTGCATGCCTTGCGTCGCTATCCCAACGGCGAAGAGCGATGTATTGCCTGCAAGCTGTGCGAAGCGGTGTGTCCGGCGCTGGCCATTACGATCGACTCGGAAGAGCGCGACGACGGCACGCGCCGCACGACACGCTACGACATCGACCTGACCAAATGCATTTTCTGTGGCTTCTGTGAAGAAAGCTGCCCGGTGGACTCCATCGTCGAAACGCATATCCTCGAGTACCACGGCGAGAAGCGCGGCGACCTGTACTTCACCAAAGACATGCTGCTGGCAGTGGGCGACCGCTACGAGCCAGAGATCGCACGACGTCGTGCCGAAGACGCCCCTTATCGTTGA
- the nuoG gene encoding NADH-quinone oxidoreductase subunit NuoG, whose product MVELTIDGIKVEAPEGSMVIQAAHKLGVYVPHFCYHKKLTIAANCRMCLVDVEKAPKALPACATPVTNGMVVHTRSDKAIAAQKSVMEFLLINHPLDCPVCDQGGECQLQDLAVGYGTSASRYKEEKRVVVPKEMGPLISADGMQRCIHCTRCIRVGQEIGGIMEVGMVGRGEHAEITTFVGKAVDSELSGNMIDVCPVGALLSKPFKFTARTWEMSRRRTISPHDSLGANLIVQTKLDRVMRVVPYENEELNECWLSDRDRFSYEGLLVQDRLAHPMIKGEDGQWREASWTDALQVVVRGFNNVREEFGAEQIGGIGTHTSTTEELALLASLMRALGSENVDFRLRQIDPGFDEAIKGVPWLGMRVADLNEVDRVLVVGSFLRKDHPLMAQRLRQAAKRGTQISFIDSAADDPLFPVTSRMTVAPSVLPNALAEVLVAMAATDPAIAVPAAFAGIEASAAAREIAASLLSGERVAVLMGNMAVASDKASLIAANAAALATAAQASFGFLTPGANTVGGYLAGATPGRGGLTAEQMLQQPLKAYLVMHAEPAMDSDNGERAVQVLKSAGFTVALTSYRSGAEEWADVMLPISPFTETSGTFVNAEGRAQSFKGVAAPYADTRPAWKVLRVLGNLFELQGFDYETSESVRDTIMVDGVDARLSNTVSAEPGLSVKVDGLERVADVPIYRSDALVRRSEPLQETAASQPPKAHVHARTLADLGLVAGDALRIRSGQGQVDLPSMQDDTVAPGCVRIATAFDETRALGSGFGQLTVERS is encoded by the coding sequence ATGGTTGAGCTCACCATAGACGGCATCAAAGTAGAAGCCCCCGAAGGCAGCATGGTTATCCAGGCTGCGCACAAGCTGGGCGTTTACGTGCCGCATTTCTGCTATCACAAGAAACTGACCATCGCAGCCAACTGCCGCATGTGTCTGGTCGATGTCGAGAAAGCGCCCAAGGCGCTGCCTGCCTGTGCCACGCCGGTAACCAACGGCATGGTGGTGCACACGCGCTCCGACAAAGCCATTGCCGCCCAGAAAAGCGTCATGGAATTTCTGCTGATCAATCACCCGCTGGATTGCCCGGTCTGCGACCAGGGCGGCGAGTGCCAGTTGCAGGATCTGGCCGTGGGGTACGGCACGTCGGCATCGCGCTACAAGGAAGAAAAGCGCGTGGTTGTACCCAAGGAAATGGGCCCCCTGATTTCTGCTGACGGCATGCAGCGCTGCATACATTGCACACGCTGCATACGCGTGGGCCAGGAAATCGGCGGCATCATGGAAGTGGGCATGGTCGGTCGTGGCGAACACGCCGAAATCACGACTTTCGTGGGCAAGGCGGTCGACTCCGAGCTTTCCGGCAACATGATAGACGTGTGCCCGGTGGGTGCCTTGTTGTCCAAGCCGTTCAAGTTCACGGCGCGTACCTGGGAAATGTCCCGCCGCCGTACGATCAGCCCGCACGACAGCCTGGGCGCCAACCTTATCGTCCAGACCAAGCTGGATCGCGTGATGCGCGTTGTGCCTTACGAAAACGAAGAGCTCAACGAATGCTGGCTCAGCGATCGCGATCGCTTCTCGTATGAAGGGCTGCTGGTGCAAGACCGCCTGGCTCATCCCATGATCAAGGGCGAAGACGGCCAGTGGCGCGAAGCCTCCTGGACCGACGCGCTGCAGGTCGTGGTACGCGGCTTCAACAATGTCCGCGAAGAATTCGGCGCGGAGCAGATTGGCGGCATCGGCACCCACACCTCCACCACAGAAGAATTGGCCTTGCTGGCCAGCCTGATGCGTGCCCTGGGATCCGAGAACGTCGACTTCCGTCTGCGCCAGATCGATCCGGGCTTCGATGAAGCCATCAAGGGCGTGCCTTGGCTGGGTATGCGCGTGGCCGACCTCAACGAGGTCGATCGCGTACTGGTGGTCGGGTCCTTCCTGCGCAAGGACCATCCTCTGATGGCGCAGCGTCTGCGCCAGGCAGCCAAGCGCGGTACACAAATTTCCTTTATTGATTCGGCGGCAGACGACCCGCTGTTCCCGGTTACGTCGCGCATGACCGTGGCACCCAGCGTGCTGCCCAATGCCTTGGCCGAGGTGCTGGTTGCCATGGCGGCAACTGACCCAGCCATTGCGGTGCCGGCTGCTTTTGCAGGCATCGAAGCCAGCGCGGCGGCACGCGAGATTGCCGCCAGCCTGTTGTCCGGCGAGCGCGTTGCCGTGTTGATGGGCAATATGGCGGTGGCCTCCGACAAGGCATCCTTGATTGCTGCCAACGCGGCTGCCCTGGCAACGGCCGCTCAGGCCAGCTTCGGTTTTTTGACTCCTGGCGCAAACACAGTGGGCGGCTATCTGGCCGGCGCAACACCCGGTCGCGGCGGCTTGACGGCAGAGCAGATGCTGCAGCAGCCGCTCAAGGCTTACTTGGTCATGCACGCCGAGCCGGCCATGGACAGCGACAACGGCGAGCGTGCCGTTCAGGTGCTGAAGTCGGCGGGCTTCACCGTGGCGCTTACCTCATACCGCTCCGGCGCCGAAGAGTGGGCCGATGTCATGCTCCCGATTTCGCCCTTTACCGAAACCTCGGGCACTTTCGTCAATGCCGAGGGAAGGGCACAAAGCTTCAAGGGTGTGGCGGCGCCTTACGCCGACACACGTCCCGCCTGGAAGGTACTGCGCGTGTTGGGCAACTTGTTCGAGTTGCAGGGCTTCGACTACGAAACCTCCGAGTCCGTGCGTGACACCATCATGGTCGACGGCGTGGATGCGCGCCTGAGCAACACTGTCAGCGCCGAGCCCGGCCTATCGGTCAAGGTCGATGGCCTGGAACGCGTGGCCGACGTGCCGATTTATCGCAGTGATGCGCTGGTGCGGCGCTCTGAGCCCTTGCAAGAGACGGCGGCATCCCAGCCGCCCAAGGCGCACGTCCATGCGCGTACGCTGGCTGACCTGGGCCTTGTGGCCGGCGACGCCTTGCGTATTCGCAGCGGGCAGGGGCAAGTCGACTTGCCGTCGATGCAAGACGACACCGTGGCGCCCGGCTGCGTACGGATTGCGACCGCATTCGACGAGACACGGGCATTGGGTAGCGGCTTTGGCCAATTGACGGTGGAGCGTTCCTGA
- a CDS encoding NADH-quinone oxidoreductase subunit M, which produces MMASDMASSTLPWLTLAIFVPIVAGLIVLLVGRDDRPGLTRMISLVGAVVGFLVTLPLYTGFDPTTADMQFVELAPWIESFAVNYHLGIDGISIWFVLLTAFITIIVVLAGWEVITSRVSQYMASFLILSGLMVGVFASLDGMLFYVFFEATLIPMYLIIGVWGGPNRVYAAFKFFLYTLMGSLLTLIAFIYLWHVADGSFDILTWHQLKLDYTPQILIFLALLAAFAVKVPMWPVHTWLPDAHVEAPTGGSVVLAAIMLKLGAYGFLRFSLPIVPDASHSLAGMMIALSLIAVIYIGLVAIVQDDMKKLVAYSSVAHMGFVTLGFFLFNTAGLEGAIIQMISHGFVSGAMFLCIGVLYDRMHTRRIADYGGVINVMPRFVTLFLLFSMANAGLPATSGFVGEFTVIMGAVEYNFWIGMLTATALILGASYSLWMFKRVALGEIANDQVRGMSDLGGREFFILGLLAIAVLYMGIYPKPFTDVMHVSVEALLQHVSISKL; this is translated from the coding sequence CTGATGGCTAGCGATATGGCGTCTTCTACTCTTCCCTGGTTAACGCTTGCGATTTTCGTTCCGATCGTTGCCGGACTCATCGTGCTGCTGGTTGGCCGCGACGATCGTCCAGGACTCACCCGCATGATTTCGCTGGTGGGCGCTGTGGTCGGGTTTCTGGTGACCTTGCCCTTGTATACGGGCTTTGACCCCACGACCGCCGACATGCAGTTTGTCGAGCTGGCCCCCTGGATAGAATCATTCGCCGTCAACTACCACCTGGGTATCGACGGGATCTCGATCTGGTTTGTCTTGCTGACCGCCTTCATCACGATTATTGTCGTGCTGGCTGGCTGGGAAGTCATCACCAGCCGTGTGTCGCAGTACATGGCCTCCTTCCTGATCCTGTCCGGATTGATGGTGGGTGTATTTGCCTCGCTGGACGGCATGTTGTTTTATGTGTTCTTCGAGGCCACGCTGATTCCGATGTATCTCATCATCGGTGTCTGGGGCGGTCCGAACCGGGTGTACGCAGCGTTCAAGTTCTTTTTGTATACCCTGATGGGTTCGCTGCTGACGCTTATTGCGTTCATCTACCTGTGGCACGTTGCCGACGGTTCGTTCGACATCCTGACCTGGCATCAGCTGAAGCTGGACTACACGCCGCAGATCCTGATTTTCCTAGCCTTGCTGGCGGCCTTCGCGGTCAAGGTGCCGATGTGGCCGGTGCATACGTGGTTGCCCGATGCCCACGTTGAAGCGCCCACGGGCGGGTCGGTCGTGCTGGCGGCCATCATGCTGAAGCTGGGCGCCTACGGCTTCCTGCGCTTCTCGCTGCCTATCGTGCCCGATGCCTCGCACAGCCTGGCCGGCATGATGATCGCGCTGTCGCTCATCGCTGTCATTTATATCGGCCTAGTCGCTATCGTTCAGGACGACATGAAAAAGCTGGTGGCGTATTCATCCGTTGCGCACATGGGTTTCGTTACCCTTGGCTTCTTCCTGTTCAACACGGCAGGCCTGGAAGGCGCGATCATCCAGATGATCTCCCACGGCTTCGTTTCAGGCGCCATGTTCCTGTGTATAGGCGTGTTGTACGACCGCATGCACACGCGGCGCATTGCCGACTACGGCGGCGTCATCAATGTGATGCCCCGGTTCGTCACGCTGTTTCTATTGTTCTCGATGGCCAACGCGGGCTTGCCGGCAACCAGTGGTTTCGTTGGCGAGTTCACGGTCATTATGGGCGCCGTCGAGTACAACTTCTGGATAGGAATGCTGACCGCTACGGCATTGATCCTGGGCGCCTCGTACTCCTTGTGGATGTTCAAGCGTGTTGCTTTAGGCGAGATTGCCAACGACCAGGTGCGTGGCATGTCGGATCTTGGCGGGCGCGAGTTCTTCATACTGGGCCTTTTGGCGATAGCTGTGCTCTACATGGGCATCTATCCAAAACCGTTTACAGATGTCATGCATGTGTCGGTGGAAGCCTTGCTGCAGCACGTCTCTATCTCGAAACTGTAG
- a CDS encoding NADH-quinone oxidoreductase subunit J, translated as MIFSTVLFYVLSLVLVVAAFRVITATSPVTGVLHLILSFFTASMIWMLLGAEFLSLLLVLVYVGAVMVLFLFVVMMLDVRLEALKGGLKTYLPLGLLIGLVMVLEMAFVLASTWLGAGPAAPVADDFDNTRALGEAMYTDYVFAVQVGGVVLLVGMIAAIALTLRKRSDVKRTNSSDQIRVRARDRMRLVSIPSQTEAPAGPASTGSAQEEK; from the coding sequence ATGATTTTCTCTACTGTCCTGTTTTATGTGCTGTCGCTGGTGCTGGTGGTCGCGGCCTTCCGTGTCATTACGGCGACCAGCCCGGTCACCGGCGTGCTGCACCTCATCCTTTCCTTTTTCACGGCGTCCATGATCTGGATGCTGCTGGGGGCTGAGTTCCTGTCGCTGCTGTTGGTGCTGGTTTATGTTGGTGCCGTGATGGTGCTTTTCCTGTTCGTCGTCATGATGCTGGATGTCCGGCTCGAGGCCTTGAAGGGCGGGCTGAAGACCTATCTTCCGCTGGGCCTGCTGATAGGCCTGGTCATGGTGCTGGAAATGGCATTTGTCCTGGCCTCCACATGGCTGGGTGCCGGTCCTGCGGCGCCGGTCGCTGACGACTTCGACAACACCCGAGCATTGGGCGAGGCGATGTACACCGATTACGTGTTCGCTGTTCAGGTGGGCGGGGTGGTCTTGCTGGTTGGCATGATCGCCGCCATCGCACTGACCTTGCGCAAGCGCAGCGACGTCAAGCGTACCAACTCTTCCGATCAGATCCGGGTCCGTGCGAGAGACCGCATGCGCCTGGTCAGCATTCCTTCGCAAACGGAGGCACCCGCGGGGCCTGCCTCGACCGGCTCGGCCCAAGAGGAAAAATAA